A single Pseudomonas sp. MM223 DNA region contains:
- the infA gene encoding Translation initiation factor IF-1 (*Name infA): MSKEDSFEMEGTVVDTLPNTMFRVELENGHVVTAHISGKMRKNYIRILTGDKVRVELTPYDLSKGRITYRAR, encoded by the coding sequence ATGTCGAAAGAAGACAGCTTCGAAATGGAAGGTACTGTCGTCGACACCCTGCCCAACACCATGTTCCGCGTGGAGTTGGAAAACGGGCACGTCGTAACCGCGCACATCTCCGGAAAGATGCGCAAGAACTACATCCGTATTCTCACTGGCGACAAGGTCCGCGTCGAGCTGACGCCGTACGACCTGAGCAAGGGCCGCATCACTTACCGTGCGCGCTAA
- the clpA gene encoding ATP-dependent Clp protease ATP-binding subunit ClpA (*Name clpA) produces MLNRELEVTLNLAFKEARSKRHEFMTVEHLLLALLDNEAAATVLRACGANLDKLKHDLQEFIDSTTPLIPVNDEDRETQPTLGFQRVLQRAVFHVQSSGKREVTGANVLVAIFSEQESQAVFLLKQQSVARIDVVNYIAHGISKVPGHGSQSDSDQEMQDEEGGETSSSSNPLDAYASNLNELARAGRIDPLVGREQEVERVAQILARRRKNNPLLVGEAGVGKTAIAEGLAKRIVDGQVPDLLAQSVVYSLDLGALLAGTKYRGDFEKRFKALLGELRKRPQAILFIDEIHTIIGAGAASGGVMDASNLLKPLLSSGEIRCIGSTTFQEFRGIFEKDRALARRFQKVDVSEPSVEDTVGILRGLKGRFESHHNIEYSDEALRAAAELASRYINDRHMPDKAIDVIDEAGAYQRLQPEANRVKRIDVPQVEDIVAKIARIPPKHVSSSDKELLRNLERDLKLTVFGQDQAIDSLATAIKLSRAGLKSPDKPVGSFLFAGPTGVGKTEAARQLAKALGVELVRFDMSEYMERHTVSRLIGAPPGYVGFDQGGLLTEAITKQPHCVLLLDEIEKAHPEVFNLLLQVMDHGTLTDNNGRKADFRNVILIMTTNAGAETAARASIGFTHQDHASDAMEVIRKSFTPEFRNRLDTIIQFGRLSHETIKSIVDKFLIELQAQLEDKRVLLEVSDEARGWLAASGYDVQMGARPMARLIQDKIKRPLAEEILFGELAEHGGVVHIDLRDDELVFDFETTAEVA; encoded by the coding sequence ATGTTAAACCGCGAGCTCGAAGTCACCCTCAATCTGGCCTTCAAGGAGGCCCGTTCGAAGCGTCATGAGTTCATGACCGTCGAACATCTGCTGCTGGCACTCCTTGACAATGAGGCTGCCGCGACCGTTCTGCGCGCCTGTGGCGCCAATCTCGACAAGCTCAAGCACGACCTGCAAGAGTTCATCGATTCCACCACCCCGTTGATCCCTGTCAACGATGAAGACCGTGAAACCCAGCCAACCCTGGGCTTCCAGCGGGTGCTGCAGCGTGCCGTGTTCCACGTGCAAAGCTCTGGCAAGCGCGAAGTGACCGGTGCCAACGTGCTGGTGGCGATCTTCAGCGAACAGGAAAGCCAGGCCGTGTTCCTGCTCAAGCAGCAGAGCGTGGCCCGCATCGACGTGGTCAACTACATCGCCCATGGTATTTCCAAGGTGCCCGGGCATGGTTCGCAGTCTGACAGCGACCAGGAAATGCAGGACGAAGAGGGCGGCGAAACCTCCTCTTCGAGCAACCCGCTGGACGCCTATGCCAGCAACCTGAACGAGCTGGCCCGTGCCGGCCGCATCGATCCGCTGGTTGGGCGCGAGCAGGAAGTTGAGCGCGTGGCGCAAATCCTTGCCCGTCGGCGCAAGAACAACCCGCTGCTGGTGGGTGAAGCTGGCGTGGGTAAGACAGCCATCGCCGAAGGCCTAGCCAAGCGCATTGTTGATGGCCAGGTGCCTGACCTGCTGGCGCAGAGTGTCGTGTACTCCCTCGACCTTGGCGCACTGCTGGCCGGTACCAAGTACCGCGGCGACTTCGAGAAGCGCTTCAAGGCGCTGCTCGGCGAGCTGCGCAAGCGCCCGCAGGCCATCCTGTTCATCGACGAAATCCACACCATCATCGGTGCCGGTGCGGCGTCAGGCGGGGTGATGGATGCCTCCAACCTGCTCAAGCCGTTGCTGTCGTCGGGTGAGATCCGTTGCATTGGCTCGACCACGTTCCAGGAGTTCCGCGGCATCTTCGAGAAGGATCGTGCGCTGGCACGGCGCTTCCAGAAGGTGGATGTCAGCGAACCGTCGGTCGAAGACACCGTGGGCATTCTGCGTGGCCTGAAAGGCCGCTTCGAAAGCCACCACAACATCGAGTACAGCGACGAAGCCCTGCGCGCCGCCGCCGAACTGGCGTCGCGCTACATCAATGACCGGCACATGCCGGACAAGGCCATCGACGTCATCGACGAAGCCGGTGCCTACCAGCGCCTGCAGCCGGAGGCTAACCGCGTCAAGCGTATCGACGTGCCGCAGGTCGAGGACATCGTTGCCAAGATTGCGCGGATTCCGCCGAAGCATGTCAGCAGTTCCGACAAGGAGCTGCTGCGTAACCTTGAGCGTGACCTGAAACTGACCGTGTTCGGCCAGGACCAGGCGATCGATTCGCTGGCTACCGCCATCAAGCTGTCCCGCGCCGGCCTCAAGTCGCCAGACAAGCCTGTCGGTTCGTTCCTGTTCGCCGGCCCTACCGGCGTCGGCAAGACCGAAGCGGCGCGGCAGCTGGCCAAGGCGCTGGGTGTGGAGCTGGTGCGTTTCGACATGTCCGAGTACATGGAGCGCCACACCGTGTCGCGCCTGATCGGTGCGCCTCCTGGTTATGTTGGCTTTGACCAGGGTGGCTTGCTGACCGAGGCGATCACCAAGCAACCGCATTGCGTATTGCTGCTCGATGAAATCGAGAAGGCCCACCCGGAAGTCTTCAACCTGCTGCTGCAGGTGATGGACCACGGTACCCTGACCGATAACAACGGGCGCAAGGCCGACTTCCGTAACGTGATCCTGATCATGACCACCAACGCTGGCGCGGAAACCGCGGCACGGGCCTCGATCGGCTTCACCCATCAGGACCACGCGTCCGATGCTATGGAAGTGATCCGCAAAAGCTTCACGCCAGAGTTCCGCAACCGCCTGGACACCATCATCCAGTTCGGCCGCCTGAGCCACGAAACGATCAAAAGCATCGTCGACAAGTTCCTTATCGAACTGCAGGCGCAGCTGGAAGACAAACGTGTGCTGCTGGAAGTCAGCGATGAAGCGCGCGGCTGGCTGGCGGCGTCGGGCTACGACGTGCAGATGGGTGCGCGGCCGATGGCGCGGCTGATCCAGGACAAGATCAAACGGCCATTGGCCGAGGAGATCCTGTTTGGTGAGCTGGCCGAGCATGGCGGTGTGGTGCACATCGACCTGCGTGATGACGAACTGGTGTTCGACTTCGAGACCACGGCTGAGGTGGCGTGA
- the aat gene encoding Leucyl/phenylalanyl-tRNA--protein transferase (*Name aat) yields MLTWLTRDSLTFPPLEKALHDPNGLLAAGGDLSPERLVQAYRHGCFPWYQDGQPILWWSPDPRTVLLPDQLHVSRSLAKLMRQGRYQVSFDTDFAAVIAACAAPRDYADGTWITDTMRNAYCELHRRGIAHSVEVRQDGELVGGLYGLAMGQLFFGESMFSRADNASKVGFVTLVNHLRDAGFVLIDCQMPTNHLHSLGAHAISRAEFAGYLARHLDQPNSATWVA; encoded by the coding sequence ATGCTCACCTGGCTGACCCGCGACTCGCTGACCTTCCCGCCCCTGGAAAAGGCCCTGCACGACCCCAACGGCCTGCTGGCCGCTGGCGGCGACCTGAGCCCCGAGCGCCTGGTGCAGGCCTATCGCCATGGCTGCTTCCCGTGGTACCAGGACGGCCAGCCGATCCTGTGGTGGTCACCCGACCCGCGCACGGTGCTGCTGCCCGACCAACTGCACGTGTCGCGCTCGCTGGCCAAGCTGATGCGCCAGGGCCGCTACCAGGTCAGCTTCGACACCGACTTTGCAGCCGTCATCGCCGCCTGCGCCGCGCCTCGCGACTATGCCGACGGCACGTGGATCACCGACACCATGCGCAATGCCTACTGCGAACTGCACCGCCGTGGCATCGCCCATTCGGTGGAGGTGCGCCAGGACGGCGAGCTGGTCGGCGGCCTGTACGGCCTGGCCATGGGCCAGCTGTTCTTCGGCGAATCCATGTTCAGCCGCGCCGACAACGCCTCGAAGGTCGGCTTCGTGACCCTGGTCAACCACCTGCGCGACGCCGGTTTCGTGTTGATCGACTGCCAGATGCCCACCAACCACCTGCACAGCCTGGGCGCCCATGCCATCAGCCGCGCCGAGTTCGCCGGCTACCTGGCACGCCACCTCGACCAACCCAACAGCGCTACGTGGGTTGCCTAG
- the rarA gene encoding Replication-associated recombination protein A (*Name rarA), protein MDLFRSEPVAQPLAARLRPSNLDEYVGQEHLLARGKPLREALEQGALHSMIFWGPPGVGKTTLARLLAQFCDAHFETVSAVLAGVKEIRQAVEVAKQQAGQYGRRTILFVDEVHRFNKSQQDAFLPYVEDGTLLFIGATTENPSFELNNALLSRARVYVLKSLDEAALRKLVNRALTEERGLGKRNLRVGDEAFKMLMAAADGDGRRMLNFLENASDLAEDGSEIDVEMLQSLLGDSRRRFDKGGEAFYDQISALHKSVRGSNPDGALYWFARMLDGGCDPLYIARRVVRMASEDIGNADPRALSLCLAAWDVQERLGSPEGELAVAQAITYLACAPKSNAVYMGFKTALREAAEHGSLEVPLHLRNAPTKLMKQLGYGDEYRYAHDEPDAYAAGEDYFPDELEPRQYYQPVPRGLELKIGEKLRHLADLDRNSPRQRRKP, encoded by the coding sequence ATGGACCTGTTTCGAAGCGAACCCGTCGCCCAGCCCTTGGCTGCCCGCCTGCGCCCGTCCAACCTGGACGAATATGTCGGCCAGGAGCACCTGCTGGCGCGCGGCAAACCGCTGCGCGAGGCGCTGGAGCAGGGTGCGCTGCACTCGATGATCTTCTGGGGGCCGCCTGGGGTGGGCAAGACCACCCTGGCGCGGCTGCTGGCGCAGTTTTGCGATGCGCACTTCGAAACCGTGTCGGCGGTGCTGGCCGGGGTGAAAGAGATCCGCCAGGCGGTGGAGGTGGCCAAGCAGCAGGCTGGCCAGTATGGCCGCCGTACCATCCTGTTCGTCGACGAAGTGCACCGCTTCAACAAGTCGCAGCAGGACGCTTTTTTGCCCTATGTGGAAGACGGCACCCTGCTGTTCATTGGCGCCACTACCGAAAACCCGTCGTTCGAGCTGAACAACGCGCTGCTGTCGCGGGCGCGGGTGTATGTGCTCAAGAGCCTGGACGAGGCGGCCCTGCGCAAGCTGGTCAACCGTGCGCTGACCGAGGAGCGCGGTTTGGGCAAGCGCAACCTGCGGGTGGGCGACGAGGCTTTCAAGATGCTGATGGCCGCCGCCGACGGTGATGGCCGGCGCATGCTCAACTTCCTCGAGAACGCCTCGGACCTGGCCGAAGATGGCAGCGAGATCGACGTCGAGATGCTGCAGAGCCTGCTGGGTGACAGCCGTCGCCGTTTCGACAAGGGCGGCGAGGCGTTTTACGACCAGATTTCCGCGCTGCACAAGTCGGTGCGTGGCTCCAACCCCGATGGCGCCCTGTACTGGTTTGCGCGCATGCTCGATGGTGGCTGCGACCCGCTGTACATCGCCCGCCGCGTGGTGCGCATGGCCAGCGAAGACATCGGCAACGCCGACCCGCGTGCACTCAGCCTGTGCCTGGCGGCCTGGGATGTGCAGGAGCGCCTCGGCAGCCCCGAGGGCGAACTGGCGGTGGCCCAGGCCATCACTTACCTGGCCTGTGCGCCGAAGAGCAATGCGGTGTACATGGGCTTCAAGACCGCCCTGCGCGAAGCGGCCGAGCATGGTTCGCTGGAGGTGCCGTTGCACCTGCGCAACGCCCCGACCAAGTTGATGAAGCAACTGGGCTATGGCGACGAGTACCGCTATGCCCACGATGAACCCGATGCCTACGCCGCCGGTGAAGATTACTTCCCCGATGAGCTGGAACCACGCCAGTACTACCAGCCTGTGCCCCGAGGCCTTGAACTGAAGATTGGCGAGAAGCTGCGCCACTTGGCCGACCTGGACCGCAACAGCCCCCGCCAGCGGAGAAAACCGTGA
- the icd_1 gene encoding Isocitrate dehydrogenase [NADP] (*Name icd_1): protein MGYQKIKVPTDGTKITVNADHSLNVPDNPIIPYIEGDGIGVDVSPVMIKVVDAAVQKAYGGKRKIAWMEVYAGEKATQVYDQDTWLPQETLDAVRDYVVSIKGPLTTPVGGGIRSLNVALRQQLDLYVCLRPVLWFEGVPSPVKKPGDVDMVIFRENSEDIYAGIEWKAGSPEANKVIKFLKEEMGVTKIRFDQDCGIGVKPVSREGTKRLVRKALQYVVDNDRESLTLVHKGNIMKFTEGAFKDWGYEVARDEFGAELLDGGPWMKFKNPKSGREVIVKDAIADAMLQQILLRPAEYDVIATLNLNGDYLSDALAAEVGGIGIAPGANLSDTVAMFEATHGTAPKYAGQDKVNPGSVILSAEMMLRHMGWTEAADLIIKGTNGAIAAKTVTYDFERLMDGAKLVGSSGFGDEMIKHM from the coding sequence ATGGGATACCAGAAAATCAAGGTTCCGACCGACGGCACCAAGATCACCGTCAATGCAGACCATTCGCTCAACGTTCCTGACAACCCCATCATTCCTTATATCGAAGGCGACGGAATTGGCGTCGATGTCTCGCCGGTCATGATCAAGGTGGTGGATGCGGCCGTGCAGAAGGCCTACGGCGGCAAGCGCAAGATCGCCTGGATGGAGGTGTATGCCGGCGAAAAAGCCACCCAGGTGTATGACCAGGACACCTGGTTGCCTCAGGAAACCCTCGATGCCGTACGTGACTACGTGGTGTCGATCAAAGGCCCACTGACCACCCCGGTAGGGGGTGGCATCCGCTCGCTTAACGTGGCCCTGCGCCAGCAACTGGACCTGTACGTGTGCCTGCGCCCGGTGCTGTGGTTCGAGGGCGTGCCGAGCCCGGTGAAAAAGCCCGGTGATGTCGACATGGTGATCTTCCGCGAAAACTCCGAGGACATTTATGCCGGTATCGAATGGAAGGCCGGCTCGCCTGAGGCGAACAAGGTGATCAAGTTCCTCAAGGAGGAAATGGGCGTCACCAAGATCCGCTTCGACCAGGACTGCGGCATCGGCGTCAAGCCGGTATCACGCGAAGGTACCAAGCGCCTGGTGCGCAAGGCCCTGCAGTACGTGGTGGACAACGACCGCGAGTCGCTGACCCTGGTGCACAAGGGCAACATCATGAAGTTCACCGAGGGTGCCTTCAAGGACTGGGGTTACGAAGTGGCCCGGGACGAGTTTGGTGCCGAACTGCTCGATGGCGGCCCGTGGATGAAGTTCAAAAACCCGAAAAGTGGCCGCGAAGTCATCGTAAAAGACGCCATTGCCGATGCCATGTTGCAGCAGATTCTGCTGCGCCCGGCCGAGTATGACGTGATCGCCACCCTCAACCTGAACGGTGACTACCTGTCCGACGCCCTGGCGGCGGAAGTGGGCGGTATCGGCATTGCGCCGGGGGCCAACCTGTCCGACACCGTGGCCATGTTCGAGGCTACCCACGGTACCGCGCCCAAGTATGCCGGGCAGGACAAGGTCAACCCGGGGTCGGTGATCCTCTCGGCAGAGATGATGCTGCGGCACATGGGCTGGACCGAGGCGGCCGACCTGATCATCAAGGGCACCAACGGCGCGATTGCGGCCAAGACCGTGACGTATGACTTCGAGCGGCTGATGGACGGGGCAAAGCTTGTAGGCAGCTCAGGCTTTGGCGATGAAATGATCAAACATATGTAA
- the clpS gene encoding ATP-dependent Clp protease adapter protein ClpS (*Name clpS), producing the protein MHAPSEIRLTFNQDRPQTNEDDGSGLAVQEAKPILQAPPMYKVVLFNDDYTPMDFVVEVLETFFSLNRELATKIMLTVHTEGRAVCGLFTRDIAETKAMQVNQYARESQHPLLCEIEKDG; encoded by the coding sequence ATGCATGCACCTAGTGAGATTCGACTAACATTCAATCAGGATCGCCCGCAAACGAATGAGGACGACGGCTCGGGTCTTGCAGTCCAGGAAGCCAAGCCGATCCTGCAGGCGCCACCGATGTACAAGGTGGTTTTGTTCAACGATGACTACACGCCAATGGATTTCGTCGTCGAAGTGCTCGAGACGTTCTTCAGTCTGAACCGCGAGCTGGCGACCAAGATCATGCTGACCGTCCATACAGAAGGGCGGGCAGTGTGCGGATTGTTTACCCGTGACATCGCCGAAACAAAGGCTATGCAGGTCAACCAATACGCCAGGGAAAGCCAGCATCCGCTACTCTGTGAAATCGAGAAGGACGGTTAA
- the bpt gene encoding Aspartate/glutamate leucyltransferase (*Name bpt): protein MTELARLKFYATQPHSCSYLPDEQATTLFLDPSQPMDVNVYADLSEMGFRRSGDHLYRPHCQNCNACVPARIPAARFIPNRQQRRILKRNADLTVNAVRPTFKEEYFELYRRYIETRHADGDMYPPSRDQFSTFLVRDLPFCWFYEFRLEGRLMAVAVCDLLPNGLSAVYTFYEPDEERRSLGRFAILWQITEAVRQDLEAVYLGYWIKNCKKMNYKTQYRPIELLINQRWVTLN, encoded by the coding sequence ATGACAGAGTTGGCGCGGTTGAAGTTTTATGCCACTCAGCCCCACTCCTGCAGCTACCTGCCTGACGAGCAGGCGACCACGCTGTTCCTCGACCCTAGCCAGCCGATGGACGTGAATGTGTACGCCGACCTTTCGGAAATGGGCTTTCGGCGCAGCGGCGACCACCTGTACCGCCCTCACTGCCAGAACTGCAACGCCTGCGTGCCGGCGCGCATCCCGGCGGCGCGCTTCATCCCCAACCGCCAGCAACGGCGCATCCTCAAGCGCAATGCCGACCTGACCGTGAATGCCGTGCGCCCGACGTTCAAGGAAGAGTACTTCGAGCTGTACCGGCGCTACATCGAAACGCGCCACGCCGACGGTGACATGTACCCGCCCAGCCGCGACCAGTTTTCCACCTTCCTGGTGCGCGACCTGCCGTTCTGCTGGTTCTACGAGTTCCGCCTCGAAGGCCGGTTGATGGCGGTGGCGGTGTGCGACCTGCTGCCCAACGGCCTGTCGGCGGTGTACACCTTCTACGAGCCGGACGAGGAACGGCGCAGCCTTGGCCGCTTTGCCATCCTCTGGCAGATCACCGAGGCCGTGCGCCAGGACCTGGAAGCGGTTTACCTGGGCTACTGGATCAAGAACTGCAAGAAAATGAACTACAAGACGCAGTATCGGCCTATCGAGTTGCTGATAAACCAGCGCTGGGTCACCCTCAACTGA
- the crcB gene encoding Putative fluoride ion transporter CrcB (*Name crcB) — protein sequence MIALIAAVSAGGIAGTLLRFATANWVAAHWPRHFYAGTLAVNLVGCLLIGLLYGLFLHKPLAPVELRAGLIVGFLGGLTTFSSFSLDTVRLMESGQVPLALGYTSISVVGGLLATWAGLSLTRF from the coding sequence GTGATTGCACTGATTGCCGCAGTTAGCGCAGGCGGTATCGCCGGCACCTTGTTGCGCTTTGCCACCGCCAACTGGGTAGCGGCCCACTGGCCACGGCACTTCTATGCCGGTACGCTGGCGGTCAACCTGGTTGGCTGCCTGCTGATCGGCCTGCTCTATGGCTTGTTCTTGCACAAGCCGCTGGCGCCGGTCGAGCTGCGCGCCGGCCTGATTGTCGGCTTCCTCGGTGGCCTGACGACCTTTTCCTCCTTCTCGCTCGATACCGTGCGCCTGATGGAAAGCGGGCAAGTGCCCCTTGCCTTGGGCTATACCAGTATCAGCGTGGTGGGCGGGCTGCTCGCGACCTGGGCCGGCCTGTCCCTGACCCGATTCTGA
- the ftsK gene encoding DNA translocase FtsK (*Name ftsK): MKKSTATPAPLPVPLWRQQLHYRLKEGALIAIGALCLYLWMALLTYDTSDPGFSHTSNVDQVQNAAGRAGAYFADILFMVLGYFAYIFPLLLAVKTWQIFRERHQPWDWSGWLFSWRLIGLVFLVLSGAALAHIHFHPPASMPFSAGGALGESLGELARNLLNVQGSTLMFIALFLFGLTVFTDLSWFKVMDLTGKITLDLFELVQGAANRWWEARNERKRLEAQLREDEPVYKAPPTAADKREPAKPALRERIFKREEAPAQPVAPREPTLAREPVVPREPVVPRDAVVPREQPSTPTIVPPAAAKAPEPSKRVMKEKQAPLFVDSAVEGTLPSISILDPAEQKKIEYSPESLASVGQLLEIKLKEFGVEVAVDSIHPGPVITRYEIQPAAGVKVSRIANLAKDLARSLAVTSVRVVEVIPGKTTVGIEIPNENRQMVRFSEVLATPQFDEQKSPVTLALGHDIGGKPVITDLAKMPHLLVAGTTGSGKSVGVNAMILSILFKSGPEDARLIMIDPKMLELSIYEGIPHLLCPVVTDMKDAANALRWSVAEMERRYKLMAAMGVRNLGGFNRKIKDAQEAGEIIHDPLYRRESMDDEPPALKTLPTIVVVVDEFADMMMIVGKKVEELIARIAQKARAAGIHLILATQRPSVDVITGLIKANIPTRMAFQVSSKIDSRTIIDQGGAEQLLGHGDMLYMPPGTSLPIRVHGAFVSDDEVHRVVEAWKLRGAPDYNDDILNGVEEAGSGFDGGGGGGGDGDDSESDALYDEAVQFVLESRRASISAVQRKLKIGYNRAARMIEAMEMAGVVTPMNSNGSREVIAPGGPRD, encoded by the coding sequence TTGAAGAAATCCACCGCAACCCCAGCTCCCTTGCCTGTGCCCCTGTGGCGGCAGCAGCTGCATTACCGCCTCAAGGAAGGTGCGTTGATCGCGATCGGCGCCCTGTGCCTGTACCTGTGGATGGCGCTGCTGACCTACGACACCTCGGACCCGGGCTTCAGCCACACCAGCAACGTTGACCAGGTGCAGAACGCAGCCGGGCGAGCCGGTGCCTACTTTGCCGACATCCTGTTCATGGTGCTGGGTTACTTCGCCTACATCTTCCCGCTGCTGCTGGCAGTCAAGACCTGGCAGATCTTCCGCGAGCGCCATCAGCCGTGGGACTGGAGCGGCTGGCTGTTCTCCTGGCGATTGATTGGCCTGGTGTTCCTGGTGCTGTCCGGTGCGGCGCTGGCCCATATCCACTTCCACCCGCCGGCGAGCATGCCGTTTTCCGCGGGCGGTGCGCTGGGCGAAAGCCTTGGCGAGCTGGCGCGCAACCTGCTGAACGTGCAGGGCAGCACGCTGATGTTCATTGCCCTGTTCCTGTTCGGCCTGACCGTGTTCACCGATTTGTCGTGGTTCAAGGTGATGGACCTGACCGGCAAGATCACCCTTGACCTGTTCGAATTGGTGCAGGGCGCGGCCAACCGCTGGTGGGAGGCGCGCAACGAGCGCAAACGCCTGGAGGCGCAGCTGCGTGAGGACGAGCCGGTCTACAAGGCGCCGCCGACGGCCGCCGACAAGCGCGAGCCGGCCAAGCCGGCTTTGCGCGAGCGTATTTTCAAGCGTGAAGAAGCGCCGGCCCAGCCTGTTGCGCCACGCGAGCCGACCCTTGCACGTGAACCCGTTGTGCCGCGCGAGCCTGTAGTACCGCGTGACGCGGTGGTGCCCCGCGAGCAGCCTTCGACCCCCACCATCGTGCCACCGGCAGCGGCCAAGGCGCCGGAGCCGAGCAAGCGGGTGATGAAGGAAAAGCAGGCGCCGCTGTTTGTCGACAGCGCCGTTGAAGGCACCCTGCCGTCGATTTCTATCCTCGACCCGGCCGAGCAGAAAAAGATCGAGTACTCGCCAGAGTCCCTGGCCAGTGTCGGTCAGTTGCTGGAAATCAAGCTCAAGGAATTCGGCGTGGAAGTGGCGGTGGACTCGATCCACCCGGGCCCGGTGATTACCCGTTATGAAATCCAGCCGGCCGCTGGCGTCAAGGTCAGCCGTATCGCCAACCTGGCCAAGGACCTGGCGCGTTCGCTGGCCGTGACCAGCGTGCGGGTGGTTGAAGTCATCCCTGGCAAGACCACTGTGGGTATCGAGATCCCCAACGAAAACCGGCAGATGGTGCGCTTCTCCGAAGTGCTGGCCACGCCGCAGTTCGACGAGCAGAAATCGCCGGTCACCCTGGCCTTGGGCCACGACATCGGCGGCAAGCCGGTCATCACCGACCTGGCCAAGATGCCGCACCTGCTGGTGGCCGGTACCACCGGCTCCGGTAAGTCGGTGGGCGTGAACGCGATGATCCTGTCGATCCTGTTCAAGTCCGGCCCGGAAGACGCGCGGTTGATCATGATCGACCCGAAAATGCTCGAACTGTCGATCTATGAAGGCATCCCGCATTTGCTGTGCCCGGTGGTCACCGATATGAAGGACGCCGCCAACGCCCTGCGCTGGAGCGTGGCCGAGATGGAGCGGCGCTACAAGCTGATGGCGGCCATGGGCGTGCGTAACCTTGGCGGTTTCAACCGCAAGATCAAGGATGCCCAGGAAGCCGGCGAGATCATCCATGACCCGCTGTACCGCCGCGAGAGCATGGACGACGAGCCGCCTGCGCTGAAAACCCTGCCGACCATCGTGGTGGTGGTCGACGAATTTGCCGACATGATGATGATCGTCGGCAAGAAGGTCGAAGAGCTGATCGCCCGTATCGCCCAGAAGGCGCGGGCGGCCGGTATCCACCTGATCCTTGCCACCCAGCGCCCATCGGTGGACGTGATCACCGGTCTGATCAAGGCCAACATCCCGACCCGCATGGCGTTCCAGGTGTCGAGCAAGATCGACTCGCGCACCATCATCGACCAGGGGGGCGCCGAGCAGCTACTGGGCCACGGTGACATGCTGTACATGCCGCCGGGTACCAGCCTGCCGATCCGTGTGCACGGTGCGTTCGTCTCCGACGACGAAGTGCACCGCGTGGTGGAGGCGTGGAAGCTGCGCGGCGCGCCGGACTACAACGACGACATCCTCAACGGCGTCGAAGAGGCCGGCAGCGGCTTTGACGGCGGCGGCGGTGGTGGTGGCGATGGCGATGATTCGGAAAGCGACGCCCTGTATGATGAGGCCGTGCAATTCGTGCTGGAAAGCCGCCGTGCGTCGATCTCGGCCGTGCAACGCAAGCTGAAGATCGGCTACAACCGCGCCGCCCGCATGATCGAAGCCATGGAAATGGCCGGCGTGGTCACCCCGATGAACAGCAACGGCTCGCGGGAAGTGATTGCCCCGGGCGGCCCGCGCGACTGA
- the lolA gene encoding Outer-membrane lipoprotein carrier protein (*Name lolA) — protein sequence MRAIRMLLVSALALGSVSAFAGEQDVQRLTKLLENSQTIEANFSQLTLGADGASLQETAGQMTVKRPGLFYWHTDAPQEQVVVSDGKMVTLWDPDLEQATIKKLDVRLNQTPALLLSGDVSKISQSFDIEPKEQGEVMDFTLKPKTKDTLFDSLRVSFRKGLINDMQLIDSVGQRTNILFNGVKANQAVPDSKFKFDIPKGADVIKE from the coding sequence ATGCGCGCGATTCGCATGCTGTTGGTTTCTGCCCTTGCTCTGGGCAGCGTTTCGGCTTTTGCCGGTGAGCAAGATGTGCAACGCCTGACCAAGCTGCTGGAAAACTCGCAGACCATCGAGGCCAATTTCTCTCAATTGACCTTGGGTGCCGACGGCGCCAGCCTGCAGGAGACTGCTGGCCAGATGACTGTCAAGCGCCCGGGCCTGTTCTACTGGCACACCGATGCGCCGCAAGAGCAGGTGGTGGTGTCCGATGGCAAGATGGTTACCCTGTGGGACCCGGACCTGGAACAGGCCACCATCAAGAAGCTCGACGTGCGCCTGAACCAGACCCCGGCATTGCTGCTGTCCGGTGATGTGTCGAAGATCAGCCAAAGCTTCGATATCGAGCCCAAGGAGCAGGGCGAAGTGATGGACTTTACCCTCAAGCCGAAAACCAAGGACACCTTGTTCGACTCGCTGCGCGTGTCGTTCCGCAAGGGCCTGATCAATGACATGCAGCTGATCGACAGCGTCGGCCAGCGCACCAATATCCTGTTCAATGGCGTCAAGGCCAACCAGGCGGTGCCGGACAGCAAGTTCAAGTTCGACATCCCCAAAGGTGCGGATGTGATCAAGGAGTAA